One Salmo salar chromosome ssa01, Ssal_v3.1, whole genome shotgun sequence DNA window includes the following coding sequences:
- the LOC106608869 gene encoding ornithine aminotransferase, mitochondrial isoform X1: protein MISKLSHSLRSAAPALTRAVHSGTRPASTAASKLKMDQPLTAEEVYAREEKYGAHNYHPLPVALEKGKGLYLWDVEGNRYYDFLSAYSAVNQGHCHPKIIAALNAQASKLTLTSRAFYNDILGAYEEYITTLFGYDKVLPMNTGVEGGETACKLARKWAYTVKGVPKNQAKIIFANGNFWGRTMAAISSSTDPSSYEGFGPFMPGFGLIPYNDIPALEKALQDPNVAAFMVEPIQGEAGVVVPDAGYLTTVRQLCTQNNVLFIADEVQTGLARTGRRLAVDHEEVRPDIVILGKALSGGVYPVSAVLCDDEVMLTIKPGEHGSTYGGNPLACGVAMAALEVLEEEKLAENAEKMGQLLRSELSKLPKEIVPIVRGKGLLNAIVIKETKDYDAWRVCIRLRDNGLLAKPTHGDIIRLAPPLIIKDHEVRECADIIQRTIMSF from the exons ATGATTTCCAAACTGAGCCACAGCCTGAGGAGCGCTGCCCCGGCCCTGACCAGAGCTGTCCACTCTGGGACGCGTCCTGCCTCTACCGCTGCCTCCAAACTGAAGATGGACCAGCCGCTCACCGCTGAGGAGGTGTATGCCAGAGAGGAGAAGTATGGAGCACACAACTACCACCCACTTCCTGTGGCGCTGGAGAAGGGAAAGG GTCTGTATTTGTGGGACGTGGAGGGCAACAGATACTATGACTTCCTGAGCGCCTACAGCGCAGTGAACCAGGGCCACTGCCACCCCAAGATCATCGCTGCTCTGAACGCCCAGGCCTCCAAGCTCACCTTGACCTCCCGGGCCTTCTACAACGACATCCTGGGGGCCTACGAGGAGTACATCACCACCCTGTTTGGATACGACAAAGTACTGCCCATGAACACAG GTGTGGAGGGCGGCGAGACGGCCTGTAAGCTGGCCCGTAAGTGGGCCTACACTGTGAAGGGCGTTCCCAAGAATCAGGCGAAAATTATCTTTGCAA ATGGTAACTTCTGGGGACGAACCATGGCGGCCATCTCTAGCTCTACAGATCCTAGCAGTTACGAGGGCTTCGGTCCCTTCATGCCCGGCTTTGGGCTCATCCCTTATAACGATATCCCTGCTCTGGAG AAAGCTCTTCAGGACCCGAACGTAGCAGCCTTCATGGTGGAGCCCATTCAGGGAGAGGCTGGTGTGGTAGTTCCTGATGCTGGGTATCTCACTACTGTCAGACAGCTCTGCACTCAGAACAAC GTGCTGTTCATAGCCGATGAGGTGCAGACTGGACTGGCCCGTACGGGCAGACGGCTGGCCGTGGACCATGAGGAAGTACGGCCGGACATCGTGATCCTAGGAAaggctctgtcaggaggagtcTACCCT GTATCTGCGGTGCTGTGTGATGATGAGGTGATGCTGACCATCAAGCCTGGAGAGCACGGCTCTACCTACGGAGGAAACCCTCTGGCCTGTGGCGTTGCCATGGCAGCTCTAGAG GTTCTGGAGGAAGAGAAGCTGGCGGAGAACGCTGAGAAGATGGGCCAGTTGCTGAGGTCAGAACTGTCAAAGCTTCCTAAAGAGATCGTCCCCATCGTCCGGGGAAAGggcctcctcaatgccatcgtcaTCAAGGAGACTAAAG ACTATGATGCCTGGAGAGTGTGCATCCGTCTCCGTGACAACGGACTGTTGGCCAAGCCCACCCACGGTGACATCATCCGTCTGGCCCCTCCCCTCATCATTAAAGACCACGAGGTCAGAGAGTGTGCTGACATCATCCAGAGAACCATCATGTCCTTCTAG
- the LOC106608869 gene encoding ornithine aminotransferase, mitochondrial isoform X2, translated as MAAISSSTDPSSYEGFGPFMPGFGLIPYNDIPALEKALQDPNVAAFMVEPIQGEAGVVVPDAGYLTTVRQLCTQNNVLFIADEVQTGLARTGRRLAVDHEEVRPDIVILGKALSGGVYPVSAVLCDDEVMLTIKPGEHGSTYGGNPLACGVAMAALEVLEEEKLAENAEKMGQLLRSELSKLPKEIVPIVRGKGLLNAIVIKETKDYDAWRVCIRLRDNGLLAKPTHGDIIRLAPPLIIKDHEVRECADIIQRTIMSF; from the exons ATGGCGGCCATCTCTAGCTCTACAGATCCTAGCAGTTACGAGGGCTTCGGTCCCTTCATGCCCGGCTTTGGGCTCATCCCTTATAACGATATCCCTGCTCTGGAG AAAGCTCTTCAGGACCCGAACGTAGCAGCCTTCATGGTGGAGCCCATTCAGGGAGAGGCTGGTGTGGTAGTTCCTGATGCTGGGTATCTCACTACTGTCAGACAGCTCTGCACTCAGAACAAC GTGCTGTTCATAGCCGATGAGGTGCAGACTGGACTGGCCCGTACGGGCAGACGGCTGGCCGTGGACCATGAGGAAGTACGGCCGGACATCGTGATCCTAGGAAaggctctgtcaggaggagtcTACCCT GTATCTGCGGTGCTGTGTGATGATGAGGTGATGCTGACCATCAAGCCTGGAGAGCACGGCTCTACCTACGGAGGAAACCCTCTGGCCTGTGGCGTTGCCATGGCAGCTCTAGAG GTTCTGGAGGAAGAGAAGCTGGCGGAGAACGCTGAGAAGATGGGCCAGTTGCTGAGGTCAGAACTGTCAAAGCTTCCTAAAGAGATCGTCCCCATCGTCCGGGGAAAGggcctcctcaatgccatcgtcaTCAAGGAGACTAAAG ACTATGATGCCTGGAGAGTGTGCATCCGTCTCCGTGACAACGGACTGTTGGCCAAGCCCACCCACGGTGACATCATCCGTCTGGCCCCTCCCCTCATCATTAAAGACCACGAGGTCAGAGAGTGTGCTGACATCATCCAGAGAACCATCATGTCCTTCTAG